A region of the Marispirochaeta aestuarii genome:
TCATTACACCACATGGAGGTATTTTTTTCTACACGTGAAAATCGCTCAGGTTAGGTGTAATTTAAATTTGCTTATTGTAATTTAATAGGGCAACTTGACTGTACATATATTTGTCTGAAAACAATTATATATTCTCGCGATCATCGGGAGCAACGAATGCGGTGTGACTGCTGACATTAAATATGGCAAAGCGGTCTTCTTGTAAAACTGGAGAGTATTAAGGAAATAGAAAATGCAATCATTACTATACCGTCAAACACGAAAACCGCAGGCAGGATGGGTGAGTATGGGCGAAAACGTTCGGAAGAGCAAATAAACTGGAATAAAACAGCCAAAATAATATCTGATATTATTAGAATGAAATGAGGTAGTTTTTTTGCGATGTATCTGAATCAATCGAATAAAAAAACCATATTATACACAAAATTATCATTGATTCTTGTGTACATTGTTTTCTGCATTTCATGCAATGGAGGAAGTATGAACGGTATTCCCGATGAACAGGTTAATAATGCTCTTGAAAAAATAGCTGACATGAAAATATTCTTCGGGCATCAATCGGTTGGAAGAAACATACTATCCGGTGTTGATGATTTGGCACGGGGAGCCGAAATTCCTGTAAGAATGGTAACTTTTGAATCCGGTGATAGCCCTGACGATGTGAATATCTTTGATGCACATGTAGGCGAAAACACGGAACCAAGTAGCAAAATACATGATTTTGCAGATATGGTTAGATCCGGTGTTGGAAATTCGGTCGACGTTGCTTTTATGAAGTTTTGCTATGTTGATACAAGGGGAGATGAGGATATCGATTCATTCTTTAACAGGTATATCTCCGAGATGGAAGAGCTAGAAAAGGAATTTCCTCAAACGACTTTCATATATATGACAATGCCGCTCACATCTCCCATGACTGGATTTCAGAATATGATCAAGGGTATACTTGGACGTCTGCATAAGACAGATGACGGGCGTGAAGCCAATATTGTACGGCATAGTTTTAATAACATGCTTCGAAAGGCGAAAAAGCAGACTGGGCGACTATTCGATCTTGCCGCCGCTGAGGCTACAAAGCCCAATGGTTCATTATTTACAGTGAATATAGAAGGTGTGGAATACGAAGCACTGTATCCTGGCTATACTTGGGATGGCGGGCATCTTGATGAGAAAGGGAGAAAGGTGATCGCGAAGAAGTTAATCGTCTTTTTATCGCGATTAGGCTGATTTTAGTGTCGACCATAAATCTATCGGTTATTTCTTTACTCAGTGGAAATAGAAAGGTAAACAAAAAAGATGGCGGAAAACCAACAACCAAAACAGTTCTCAGAGCAGGAAAGAACCTTAATCGAAGGTGTGCTATATTATCTGTCTTATCTGTTTCGGCATAAGTATTTGATTATATCGATTACTTTACTTACAGCATTGGGCAGCGTTGTTTTTGCTATAGTCTCCTTGCGACTTCCCCCGGAGAAGAGCCCGTTACCCAATTTTTATGTTTCTTATGCCGTTCTGATTGCAGGGGAAGGTGGAGGATCAGATATGGGGTCCATGCTGGCCGCGCTTGGAATACAGGCTCCTCGGAACGAAACTAACTATGGGGAACTTGGCGTTCGGGTACTTCGAAGTAATCCTTTCATCGATACAATTGTGGAAGAAAATAGCATAATAGAAAAGTATGGGATTACTGATAAAGTACGGACAAACTCACGAAATATAATTCTTGGAAACAGTACTTTTGTATATGAAAGTCGGACAGGGAGCTTGAGGATTAGCTTTGAAAGTACTGATCCTCAATTTGCCCGAGATGTCGTTAATAGCATGGTTAATAACTTACAGAAATGGTTTCGGCAATGGGAAGGCAGCAGTTCTAGTCAGAATCTATCCGCTATGGAATATAAGCTGGAAGAGGTGAGCCAGGAAATACGACGACTGGAAGAGGAAATCGCCAGATTCCAGACAGAGTATGGAGTCTTTTCGATTGAACAGTTGGCAGAGGCACAGACCCGTATTATAAATGATCTGGAGAATCAACTGATTCAAACGGAGATGGCTATTAAAAACTACACCGGCTTT
Encoded here:
- a CDS encoding GumC family protein, with protein sequence MAENQQPKQFSEQERTLIEGVLYYLSYLFRHKYLIISITLLTALGSVVFAIVSLRLPPEKSPLPNFYVSYAVLIAGEGGGSDMGSMLAALGIQAPRNETNYGELGVRVLRSNPFIDTIVEENSIIEKYGITDKVRTNSRNIILGNSTFVYESRTGSLRISFESTDPQFARDVVNSMVNNLQKWFRQWEGSSSSQNLSAMEYKLEEVSQEIRRLEEEIARFQTEYGVFSIEQLAEAQTRIINDLENQLIQTEMAIKNYTGFSTLQDQELIQLQAQRDSLRELIQQIEQGQGSGIRNMPSRQELSALAIEYSHLQMNHQIQMRIFQNLKEQYEVQKLTTTSESSPFSILEPAEVPEEKSRPRRSQICMMATVIGFFGSIGLALFIDLVRHVKNDPKKIKILKGEYS